GAATGTTAATCTCTGTTTGATAATGAATAAATGCCTCCAAAATAAAGATGCAAATATTTGCACAaacaaactttataaatattgaGTGAATATATACGCCGGTTTTTCAAAGTTATATctgtataatatttttactgtatGATAAAAATGCTCGAGATGAGGCCACATAGTGCAGTGTACCTCCAGTGCCCAAAGAGgtgagctctgtgtgtgtgtgtgagagagagagagattcacacaaacatgcagacaGCCGAACTCATGTACAACCTCACAACAGTCAGCTTTACACACCAGCGCATAACCAATTGTTTCCTACACAAAACACTTCCTTAGCATCTAAACGCTTTGTAGAGCTTCATTTGAACCTCTTTTCCTGCATGATtctagaaaataacaaaaaaaaaaatcataaaaatgtttacacttgaagtgaaatgttttgaatattaaCGTTCATTGACGAGGACTTCTTGCTCCTGACAGGTCACAGCGCCACCTGGGTGAGGAGGCCAGCTACCTGCACGGCAATGAAAGCGACATGGAGGGTAAGTTAAAGATGGATGGTCACACGTTAGGATGCTGTTTAGCTGGACCAGACCCTCTCTTAAAATAATTAAACCAAGGGTTTGCGAAATGAGTGTGAAATGATGTGACCCGTTGATTGTGTCACAGGCTTTGTTCGTGACCCTGCTCTTCCTCGTCATGTGCTCTCTCCTGACCCTGGAGAAAGTGTCCTACATCTGGACCCTGCGAGTCCTCGGGCGCGGCACGTGTCCGTGTCTGTCGGGTGGGTTTCAATTTTACAATCAGAAGTTTGTCTAGTCGTACACCTGGCATTGTTACACACTGACCTCAAAATTTGTTACAGCATGAACGAGGGCTTTAACTGAATCGTGTCCATATCTACTTGTAGTCGTTGGATCTATTCAAATATTCCTGTACTCGAAGCACTTGTTTAGGGCCGAGCAGCgtcaaaaagatattttctaaGCTTCCATAAACAACTACATAATATACacactgaaatttattttctacatgtatcacagggcttctgcttacgcaaaaaattgcgtacagtacgcattaaaagttcggaaggaccccttcaattttcgtcaatggggtcccattcaaatttgggcgaagaacagggaccccttaaacatctgaagaaggggtccctggtaCCCCAAAGAATTttgccttagcagaagccctgctgtaTCTGTAAAAGCTTTGAACAAACTTGTCGATCAGGTAATCAGTGGATCAAGAAGCCGTCCAGCCATACATTCAGCGTTGTCCCTCGGCATTTCCTCTATTTTATCTCTCCATCTTCCTGCTTACATGTCTTCCCTTGGTTTTTCTCAGCGTCTACGTCCTTCTACTCAATGTAGACCGTGGGGTTAATGTACCTTGGTGTAGACTAGAGAaggagaatgatgatgattgttgtacTCTCTCAGGAGTGCCGCCATCCTCGTACTCCTGCTGACGCCATACACGCTGGGACTCCTGCAGGCTGTGTGGAGTGTGCCTTTCCTCATCAGGTGTCCCGACCCTCGTCTTCCTCCGGTTATTAACATTCTTATGGTAAGCTCGACAAGCTCTGCGAGATGTTACTAcctttaatacttttttaataacaattcTTAACTCCAACGATGAGTTACGTGTTACTGATATTATTCTTCCcaaaaattataacaatgacAATAGCATATTTTTATAGAATCTGTGTGTGGTGTTCAGTATAACATGTAGCCGGTTATTTGTGTTCTTCCGCAGGGCATTCTGAGCAGTCTTCTTGAGGTCGGCTGTGTCACGTGGTTCACAAGTCACGTGGCATCACAGCTGCCTGTCTTCGTGGTCATTCCAGCCCTGGCATCCGTCATGGCGCTTTCGTCTGTTTCACCGTGGTTGTCAAAGGCTAGAGTACGTTCACTTCTCCCATTCGTTGACACCTGTAAACTCTTACATTTACATCATCAAAGGAGAAGCATTAaccattaaaaaagtaaaaaaagcagTAGGCATAAATAGCAAGCTGGAGAAAACAATGCCTCTCCATGTGCGCTTTccacatttaaattaaaaaacaaatcacagcAAGTTCGGATCACAGGTTTCTGATCGTGAGGtgaattttaaagaattgttatCCGATAAAGAATGCTTCGCTCAGAAAACAATGGAAAGCAGAATTTCTACTGAAGACCATTACGTCAACAGTTCGagggatttttttcaaattctatttttctatttcgccacattctttcattttctctttaaacgAACCTAAATACTTCTCTGATGCGTCTTTCAGGGACCAGACGGCAAAGAGGAGTTAGCGGACCTCATCAAGACCAAAGCAGATTCCCCATGTTGTCGAGCTCGCCCCTACCTTGCACTACTGTGCATGCTGGGACCCTCCCTCGCAGCTGCCATTCTCCTCCTGTCTGGCATCTTTGACTGGTACCACGGCGCTGTGCTGGCCTCTTCCACCTTCCTTCTATCTGTTGTGTGGTCACCCGGCGTGGTGTATCGCACCATCAGCGTCGAGGGGCAAGTCACTCTGGGGTGCAAACGCCTGGGGGTCTTCTACGCTGCCGTGAAGGTAGCCGGCGTATTTTTCTTCGTGGGGCTGGATCTGGTTCTGCGAAGTGTCCCTGGACAGGACCTGATCACCACCGCCACGAGTTCTTCCATCATTTCCGGGAGCTTCATAGCTCAGACCTtgtcctccctctcttcctgtcGGGTGTGGCAGGCCTCTTCGGCCAAGGGTTCGTGTATCTGAGCCTGGCCTTCTGCCAGCCAGTTGTGGGCATCCTCCTGCCCTCCTTGCTGTCCTCAGTGTCCAGCGTGGCCCTCGGAGTAGGCTTCTTCGCACCTCACGTCTACCATGTCAATGAGTTATCGCACTTTGGGGACCTAGTTCCGATGCTGCTAGCGGCGGGTGTGCTAGCATGCACGTGGGCTGTTTCCTACGTGCTGAGGACCCTCGACGCCGTGCGCCGGCCCCGACACCTCTTCATGCCTTACGAGAACGTCCTTCTGGGCTTCGGAGGCTGGTGTGCCGGCTTCGCGGACCAGAGGCGACTTTTGTCCTTCTGCGCGGACGGCGCCCTACCCGAGGGACTGGAAGTTCACgtagagaaaggaaaaaagagccgtgtgtatgtgtgtaccaCCATGTACCGTGAGGCCGACTACGAGATGGAGCGCTTGTTGCTGAGCCTGCAAGGTCTGTCAGCTGGTGAAAGTCTCCAGCACGTGTACCTGGAGGCGCACATCTTCATGGACAACGGCGTCAACGGCCTCAGTCTTGGCGACTTCGCGCAGCAGCTGGTGGGGCTTCTCATCAGCCACGTGGGTCTCAGGCCGGAGGAGGCTCGTTGCCTGGTGACGCCCTACGGTCTTCAGATTACCTGTTTCTTTCCGGGAGGAATGCCCCTATTCGTTCACTTTAAGGACCCAGCCAAGGTAAAGTCAAAGAAAAGATGGAGTCAGTGTCTGTACCTCAATTACATTATGAGTTTCCGGAAGGTCATGTGGAACCAAAACCAAGACTGCAGCGTCCACCTGGAGGTCAGCGACGACTCTAAGATATCCATCGTCAGCAGCGAGTCCTTTTCCTTCAAGCCCTGTGAATCAGTCTCCAATGGCAGTGTCTTCTCCCAATCGGATAAAAGCAGAACAGCAAGCTATCCAGTGTTGTCAGATTTTGTCCCTGGTTACCATGACGTTGAGATGACGAGAACAACGAACCCGACTGCGACTAGTGACCCGAACCAGTGTCCTTCTACCAGTACTAGTCAATCCGGcaatgaggatgaagagaaaaGCGAAGAAAGAGGTGTCATAAATATTGGATACGTGTCCAACGAAGACACACAGTACGAAGCCACAGAAGCAAAGTCCTCTGGTGAGTAGTGATGTCCCATCATTTCCTAAAGCCAGTATTCCTTATATTCTTTGCACAAATAAGCTTTCACAGGTTCATGTTTACTAACAGTCACAATGTCATGTAAGCATACAGAAACgttttaaaatatcatgtgTAATCACCAACACTGCAATACGCCACGTCATAcgccatcaaaataaaatacagtcttATTAAATTTCAGACTCAAGCTCTCAGTTTAGAGGTCTGACCCGGAGCAACACGCTGTACGAGTTCAAGTTCGACCCAGAAGAACCAGTGGACGACGACCACACTTACATCCTGGCCACCGATGCAGACATGGATTTCAAACCGGAAGCAGTTCTCGAGCTCCTGCACATGTGCAACAGCGACCGTCGACTTGGAGCCGCGTTGCGGCAGGACACACCCAATAGGAAAGAGGTGTTCCAGCATCGTCTGGCATCAGATCTTCGAGTATGCCAAAGGTCAGATCGCAAAGAACCCCGCACCAGTTGAGATTTGAaggaacattttaaataaagaaaccaTCCCTGATATAGCAGATCTCTTCTGTCTGAACGATTATAGATAAttcattgtgtttgttgttgtttgtgttcctgtttttttttttaattcctcaaGTAGCTTTCCTAATGTTGAACTGGGCTATACACGCTCTGACACGCTATACTGACAAAGGGAAGTAAGAGTGCTCATCATGTGTAAAAAGAGTTATCTCCTATGAACCTAGCTTTTTCTTCAGTGTATCTACAACGGAAAGTAAGTTTTTAAGTCGTTAATTTTCTTATGGCTCgtaattacaaaattaaaaaagcaattttatcTGATCAATAAAAAATTACTTGTCCATCAAAATAATCTCACGtaaatgttgaatatttttttgagtttttttatcGTATAAATGTGAAATGTAACATAAGTCGATTGGGCCAAAGTCGGCTTTTATTACAACAAAGGCTTTTGCCTGTGCCTACTTGAATGAaacgactgtgtgtgtgtttgagagagaaagagaaaggaggaagagaaatagaagaataaagagagagaaagtgagtccGTTGATGATAAATATAGAATTTAATGCCCATGATGCTGCTGCCAATGTAGTCAGACTTCTAGATGCTGTTTCTGTGGGCA
This sequence is a window from Pomacea canaliculata isolate SZHN2017 linkage group LG5, ASM307304v1, whole genome shotgun sequence. Protein-coding genes within it:
- the LOC112564467 gene encoding uncharacterized protein LOC112564467; protein product: MEGFVRDPALPRHVLSPDPGESVLHLDPASPRARHVSVSVGSAAILVLLLTPYTLGLLQAVWSVPFLIRCPDPRLPPVINILMGILSSLLEVGCVTWFTSHVASQLPVFVVIPALASVMALSSVSPWLSKARGPDGKEELADLIKTKADSPCCRARPYLALLCMLGPSLAAAILLLSGIFDWYHGAVLASSTFLLSVVWSPGVVYRTISVEGQVTLGCKRLGVFYAAVKVAGVFFFVGLDLVLRSVPGQDLITTATSSSIISGSFIAQTLSSLSSCRVWQASSAKGSCI
- the LOC112564466 gene encoding uncharacterized protein LOC112564466, giving the protein MLLAAGVLACTWAVSYVLRTLDAVRRPRHLFMPYENVLLGFGGWCAGFADQRRLLSFCADGALPEGLEVHVEKGKKSRVYVCTTMYREADYEMERLLLSLQGLSAGESLQHVYLEAHIFMDNGVNGLSLGDFAQQLVGLLISHVGLRPEEARCLVTPYGLQITCFFPGGMPLFVHFKDPAKVKSKKRWSQCLYLNYIMSFRKVMWNQNQDCSVHLEVSDDSKISIVSSESFSFKPCESVSNGSVFSQSDKSRTASYPVLSDFVPGYHDVEMTRTTNPTATSDPNQCPSTSTSQSGNEDEEKSEERGVINIGYVSNEDTQYEATEAKSSDSSSQFRGLTRSNTLYEFKFDPEEPVDDDHTYILATDADMDFKPEAVLELLHMCNSDRRLGAALRQDTPNRKEVFQHRLASDLRVCQRFLDDQKRTECHRLRDVLSGLLQSLPRQRHQTSDGQIRHTYHDPLYSICQGHRRGQMDGDFDDDQRLASAVLGLCR